One window from the genome of Ailuropoda melanoleuca isolate Jingjing chromosome 5, ASM200744v2, whole genome shotgun sequence encodes:
- the LOC105240486 gene encoding LOW QUALITY PROTEIN: transcription elongation factor A protein-like 8 (The sequence of the model RefSeq protein was modified relative to this genomic sequence to represent the inferred CDS: inserted 1 base in 1 codon; substituted 1 base at 1 genomic stop codon): protein MFQKNTQHEKSSEENEGKPQNMLKAEADCPLEDVPQEAEGNPQLSKEGVNQEAEEILEDXPDLTGXFKEHTPIRHLDLEMIKGAEELERLRGEIKRVRNKFVMIHWKQRHSCSHLYPVCFRL, encoded by the exons AAAAATACTCAACATGAAAAGtcttctgaagaaaatgaaggaaaaccacAGAATATGCTAAAGGCTGAGGCAGACTGCCCTTTGGAAGATGTAccacaggaggcagaaggaaatccTCAACTTTCCAAAGAAGGAGTAAACCAGGAAGCAGAGGAAATCTTAGAAGACTGACCTGACCTGACTG GGTTTAAAGAGCACACTCCCATAAGGCATTTGGACCTTGAAATGATAAAAGGAGCAGAAGAGTTGGAAAGGCTTAGGGGAGAGATAAAAAGAGTAAGAAACAAGTTTGTGATGATACACTGGAAGCAAAGACATTCCTGCAGTCATCTCTATCCTGTGTGCTttaggctttga